The Cervus canadensis isolate Bull #8, Minnesota chromosome 29, ASM1932006v1, whole genome shotgun sequence genome includes a window with the following:
- the LOC122431264 gene encoding PITH domain-containing protein 1-like yields the protein MSHGHSHGGGGCRCAAEREEPPEQRGLAYGLYLRIDLERLQCLNESREGSGRGVFKPWEERTDRSKFVESDADEELLFNIPFTGNVKLKGIIIMGEDDDSHPSEMRLYKNIPQMSFDDTDREPDQTFSLNRDLTGELEYATKISRFSNVYHLSIHISKNFGADTTKVFYIGLRGEWTELRRHEVTICSYEASANPADHKVHQVTPQTHFIS from the coding sequence ATGTCGCACGGCCACAGCCACGGCGGGGGCGGCTGCCGCTGCGCCGCCGAACGGGAGGAGCCGCCCGAGCAGCGCGGCCTGGCCTACGGCCTGTACCTGCGCATCGACCTGGAGCGGCTGCAGTGCCTCAACGAGAGCCGAGAGGGCAGCGGCCGCGGCGTCTTCAAGCCGTGGGAGGAGCGGACGGACCGCTCCAAGTTTGTTGAAAGTGATGCTGATGAAGAGCTTCTGTTTAATATTCCATTTACAGGCAATGTCAAGCTAAAAGGCATCATTATAATGGGAGAAGATGATGACTCACACCCCTCTGAGATGAGACTGTACAAGAACATTCCACAGATGTCCTTTGATGATACAGACAGGGAGCCAGATCAGACCTTTAGTCTGAACCGGGATCTTACAGGGGAATTAGAGTATGCTACGAAAATTTCTCGTTTTTCAAATGTCTATCATCTCTCAATTCATATTTCAAAAAACTTTGGAGCCGATACCACAAAGGTCTTTTATATTGGCCTGAGAGGAGAATGGACTGAGCTTCGCCGACATGAGGTGACCATCTGCAGTTATGAAGCATCAGCCAACCCAGCTGACCACAAGGTCCATCAGGTTACCCCACAGACACACTTTATTTCCTAA